In Zymoseptoria tritici IPO323 chromosome 7, whole genome shotgun sequence, the genomic window CGGCAATGTTCACCGTGATGCTACCAGGATACGGCTTGACCCACTTCCAGGATCCGTCCGGCAGATTGACCTGGAGCGCGGCAATGGGCTGCCGGAAGAGTAGTGTGAGACTGCCGAAGTCCGTGTGACCACGAGAATACAGGTTCTGGTACTTCGCATTCTCCTCTGGAGTCCTGGCGCGGTAGATCATGTACCGGAGATGGCAGTCGCTGAGATCGTCATACTTGTGCCCATTCGAGAGGGTGTCCTCCGGCAGCTCCAGCACGATGGAGATGAGGACCAGAAGCTTCTGCACGGTGTCCTCGGCGATGTGGCGCTGGAACTTCTCGATCTCGGCACGATGCTTGTTGATGACGTCTGGCTGGCTTCGCTCGAGTTCGGGAAGGAATTTGAAGACGTTGTACATTTCGACGTTGTCTCGAAGTCCTGGGAACATCTCGATGGTGCCTTTGGGGCGGTAGCCGGAGTAATGGCCGTTCTCCAGGTCAGCACGATGCTTGAGCTTTTCCTCCTCAGGCAGGGCAAATATTTCCTTTCCGATGGCGAACTGTCGGTCCACTTCCTCCTGACTGAGGCCAAAGTTCGTGATCTGAAGCGGTCGGTCAGCGGGCGTTCATGAATCGAGAGTAGGTTTGGTTCTCACGTAGAAGAATCCAACATTGTGGACAGCATCTCGCAGCTGGTTTGCGAGCTTCTGCTTGCCGCCGGGAGCGTCAAAAAGAGAGAGGTCTAAAGTGACGAGGTCCGCCCATTCCAGATCATGTTTCGACTCTGCAGGCTGCTCGTATACTGGAAGCGGACCTTTCGGCACATCTTGCACTGTCTGCGTTGCGGTTGCCATTGTGCAATATGTTTGGATCTGTCAAAGCTGGATTTCGAAGGACAGGAAACTAAGCAGATTGTATGAAGGAGATGAGAGGTTGATCAAGACAATGAATTCGCTAATAAGTACACCCGCAAACCTCGTCTCGTGCTTATCGAGCAACGACATCTGCCTCTCGCCGACGAGCCGATTCCCCTCACCAGCCTCCACATACAGAGCCACTTCATCCAGCATAAATGGAGGGGTCTCAGAGGCATACTGTCGCAATGGCGAGGTACGTACTTTTTAGCTGCACGAAAAGGGCAAGTCAGCTCACGTGGCGATGGCGCCATATGCAGGTGAAGAACGTCAGCCCTTTGACATTGTTGATCTCTGTTTCACAGTGGCAGGAAACTCCGGCGGCATTCTTCTCTGGATTGCAATTGGTGCTCTCAATGCTATCGTTGGGAAGGAAGCACGGCGCCATGTGCCAATTATCCGCCTTGGACGATATGCATGCTGGACCGACGCATTCGACGCTCATCGAAGTGGAGACTCGAAGAGAAGGGCATCTTGCGTGATGGCCATCCACGGAGAAGCGAGGCAAGCACATCTTACCATACTGGGGGTATGTAGTGCCGGTCGCTCCTTCCTGTGTTTGGGCTGTCGGGGAGTCCTTTGAGTTCCTTGTGGCCACACGAAGTTCCTATCATGGCAGACAAGAGCATTGACATCGCGGAGCATCCTTTCACGGAGACGAGCTCGGAACGATCGCTTGAAGATGAGTCAAAGGCAACATTGCAGAGAGCGTATCGCAAGGTCGACTACCGTAAGTGGATCGAATCCCGGTCGAGACAAATCGCTGACCATGTAACCATTGACAGGCGTTCTTCTATGGTATTCGTTCGTCTACCTGATCATGCGAATCAACGTCAGCAACATCACCAAcaccgccatcatcaacatcgaaGATGGAACGGGCATCAAGAAACAGCTCGGCAACCTGACCTCTGAGCAATGGGCTTGGGCAATTAGCATTTTCTTCTATCCTTACATGGCTGCTGAGCCTGCTTCGACGATGTTGCTCAAGCACTTCTCGCCGTCGGTGTGGATGTCGCGTATCATGATAACTTGGgttggtcttcttcttgaggaGCTCTTGGACATTGCTGACGTTCAACAAGGGGATCATATCGATGTGTCAAGCCGCAACACAGAATTACGCTGGCATCCTCGCAACTCGCTTCCTCCTTGGACTCGCGGAAGCTGGCTTCTATCCTGGAGTGCTGTATCATTTGGCATTCTGGTATCCGGCGGACATCACTGCCCTTCGGATAGCGTTCTTTTATGCCTGCGGGCAGTTCTCCGGTACGATCAGTGGGCTGCTTGCATTTGCGATCTCGTACATGAACGGAGTTGGTGGTCTGGCAGGGTGGCGGTATGTGGTTTCGTTCATCCTCGGCCATCATGATGCTGACTGAACGTTAGCTGGGTCTTTATCTTCGAAGGAATTCCTCCCATCCTCTGCGGGTTTTACACGTACTTCATGCTTCCCAACTATCCTGAGACATTCAAATCTCTGACCGAGGCTGAGAGGGAGGCGATCCTCGATGCCTTGCCCAAGACGCAACCCTCTTCCAAAGCCAAGACCTGGAATACCGCCGAATCCATCGCCATATTCAAGGATCCGGCCATGCTATCCTTCACCCTCATCTGGATCTGCCACGCCATTGGCGGCTGGGGCATCAGCCAAGTCTTACCGACCGTAATCTACGACCTCGGTTTCTCCGCCTCTGCAATCTCCCAAGTCAGTCTCCCTCTACCTCCCACATCATTACCACATACTAACCTCCACTCTCCAGCTCCTCACAATCCCAACATACACCTTCGGCTGCGGCAGCCTCGTCCTCACCGGCTGGCTAATCCACACCCGCCGCCTCCGCTCCTGGCACGccgccatcttcatcgaGTCCCTCGCCTGCCTCTGCTACATCTTGCTCATCGTCGTTCACAATTCCATCGCGAAGTACATCCTCGTCACCATCGCCACGGCTTGCTCCATCTGTATATACCCCATCATATGGCCCGAACGAATCCGCGCGGCGCATGGAACGACCACCGCGGGCCTGGTGATTGGACTAACGAATGCCGCGGCGCAGATGGCGGGGATTGTGGGACCGCAGGTTTATCAGACGAAGTTTGGGCCGACGTATAAGGTGAGTTTTGCGGTTAGTATTGGATTGTTGGCGGGTGCTATTGCGGCGATTTGTGTTACTTGGTGGATTGTGGATGGGAGGGATCggaagagggcggaggagaaggaggtggaggaagattTGAAGGTGGTTGGAGCGAAGGCAGTGGTGCGGTTTTAGGTACTCATTCTCTTGTGTATGCATCTACTTGGTCAcctccttgaccttctccttgatcttgtcTCCGAGACCTTTCTTCTCGGCGGCAGTCTCCTTCTCGACTCCGGCCTTGGAGAAACCCTCCTGAACCTTCTTGTACACCTCTTCTGGACTCGCGCTGGCGTCCACCTTGACAACCCTATCTTCGCTACCGAACATGTCCACGACCGGCATGCTAGTCTCGACAAACGTCCTGAAACGCTTCTTGATGCTCTCCTCGTTGTCATCCGCTCTTCCACTCGTCTTTCCACGGTTGAGCAGCCTTTCTCTCATCGTCTCCTCAGGACAATCAAAGAACAGCGTGAACTTGCTCTTGACAACCTGCCTCTCAAACTCCACCGCCTGATCCATCTTCCGCGGGAATCCGTCGATCAAGAACTTCCTGTTTCCAGTCGTCTCAATGGTATGCGTCATGGCGTTCTCCAACAACTTGATCGTCACTTCCATCGGCACAATTTGTCCTTCTTTGATGTACGTCCGAATCATGTCGCCGAACTGCGAGCCGGGACGATCTTGCTCCTCACGTAGAAGGTCGCCGGCCGAGAGGTGCTTGAAGCCGTAGTCGCGGACGAGGTTCGCACATTGTGTTCCTTTGCCTGCACCTGGCCcgccgaggacgaagatCACGAGAGCTTCATTGGGGCCGGTGCCGGGTGAGAAAAAAGGCTTGTCACGCTTCGGGAGGGCGTTGAGAGCCGGGATGGCGGCTGCGTTCTCGGGAATGACGGGCATGGTTGGTTTATTGTTCCGTGTCTCGACGTCTTCCTGGCCACTCTTGTTTGTCCGCTGGTGCCTTGTCGCCGGCTGTGTATCGCTGATGAGTCTGGCCTACTCTAGCTTTCGCGAGGAAGTAGAAGGAGCCGCTGCCGAGGAAGAAAATGGCGACTAGAGGGAGGAGCGGGAGTGATTGGCGGTTCGTTGGCCggcgtggtggtggcggtgtaGGAGTGACGGGAGTCTTGGATGGATCAGATCTGAGCTGGCTAGTGCGACTGAGTTGGCGGATTGTTTGAGCACGTGAGAGGTTTTGGTACTGCGCGAGGGCGACACGGCGGTGGGCGAGCATTGTGGTGGAAAGAAACTGTTACTTGGTGCAAGCGAATGGCGCCGGGGTCAATTGAAGCTTTGTTGATGTGCGGCCAATCAAATAAATGTGAGATTCGGTTGGAGATCAAGGTAAGAGTTACTCGACTTTCATGTGAACGTCTGTCAGGATACATTGCACACTTCTTGTCTATATTGGCCTGGAAGATAGAAGTGAATGTTACAATTGAATGCTCCATCATCACATATGGACTCGAAACATGAGACAGCGCTTGCGGATAGAGCTACCCCGAGACATTCGTTCGGTCGGCGGGGAGCTGTACTGATAGCCATGGGCTCCCGCTGTGGTCTCTGTCAATCCACTACTTGACATATCTGCTAGCAAGAGGAATCGTACATGAACGTTGTTGTTGACTTGCTACAACAAATACTAGAAGATACCACAGGATGCAGGGCAAATCTTAAGAAACGGCATCCTTGAGCTTATTGCCTGGCCGATCGGCGGTGTATGTGCCGACTTTGAGCCGCATGCCTCGTATCGTCACACGCCGGACCACGCAGAGAAAAGAGGGTACGAAACAGCTCACCGGGTGAGGTCGTGTGAGATACATACCGCCTGTCGTGTTTCCCGAAGTCCTTATCTTTGCTCTCCAGGCCTCTTTCGAAGCAACGgaagtccttctcctctcctccattcCCTTGACGAGTCCTCGACCGAAAAGCTGGCGACAACATGCCGGCCCAACATCGCGACTCGTCCGCTTCGGACAGGGCGAGACCTATACCGTCGGGGAGCACAGCTGCTGACGCCATGAGCATAGCTGGATCTCCATCGACCAGGGCGTCTCGGACCGCTCGTCTGGCCTCAACTCCCGTCATCGGTTCACCGAGCGGCCAGTCAACACCGAATGCACAGCCGGAAAGCACAGAACAAGCACAGGAGCCACTCGCTGGAGCATCCGGAACATCCATCCCCGGACCTGGCGCATCATCCCTCTCACAGGCTCTCCGAGGATCACATTCTCCGAGCAGATTCGGCCAGACGGCAGCGAGAGAAAGAGGAGGATCGATGCGGAGATATGAGAGCCCAGATCCGGGATCGTTCACTCCGCAGTCATATGTCACGCAGCTTGGTCGCAGTCCAAGCGTGAAGGAGGATATCGAAGTGCTGAAAAGACATTTGGTGGGACCGCAAGGTGGGTCTGAAGCGGGTTCGCCCAGGAGAGGATCCGGATTTCCTTCAGATCAAGGGCAGTCAAGCGCTGCTGCACAAGATGAGGAGTTTTCGAGTCTACAACTGCAAGGTGGAGATACGACACGGCATATCTATCGCTATGCGGAGAAGGCTCAGCGGGAGCAAGACGATGCAGCACGGTTGAAGAGGAGTATGAGCTACAGTGCGCCAAAGAAGGCAGCTCTTGATTCCGAGGGAGACGATATTTCGTTCATACAAAAACCGGGTGGATTCCGCCGCGAGCATTTGCGCCGGACTGCAGGCTCGCCAGCTCCTTCGAGCACGAATCCGAGGACACGATACGGCACGATTGATCAAGAAGCATACACCGAGCCGTCCAGACCGAAATTTGTCACCAGCAATTTCATCGAGTTCTTGACATTGTACGGTCACTTCGCTGGAGAAGAgctggaagaggatgacgaggTTCTGGATCGGGACGAGTACTTCTCATCAGATGCGTATGAAGAGGCCACCACAGAAGGCGACGACAACCGATCAGATCGCGATTGGGGTGAGGACTCAGCACTACTCACTCCTGGCAAACGCAAGCGGAAGCGGAAGACCCGATCAGCTGGGACAGGAACACCGTTCGGCGCTGCTATGCTGTTGCTGAAGTCCTTCGTCGGAACGGGAGTGctgttccttcctcgagcgTACCTAAATGGTGGCATGCTGTTTTCGAATATTGTCCTACTGGGTATTGCAGCCCTATCGTACTACTGCTTCATCCTGCTCGTCAGCGTCCGGCTAAAAGTCCAATGCTCATTCGGCGACATGGGTCAGAGAATTTTCGGCAACTACTTCCGCAACTTCATCAACTTCTCCCTGGTCATTTCACAAATCGGATTCTCCTCAGCATatatcgtcttcgtcgcggAGAACCTCCGTGCTTTCGTACTTGCCGTCACGCGCTGCAAGACGGACATCAACATTGGCATCATGATTCTCATCCAGATGGTCATCTTCCTGCCACTCTCACTGTACCGCAACATCAACCAGATCCAAAAGCTGGCTCTtctcgccgacctcttcATTCTCCTCGGTCTTATTTACGTCTACTTCTACGACGTCAAGACGATCGTCAAGCAAGGCGGCATCGGCGACATTGAAAACTTCAACCCAGAATACTGGACGCTCCTCATCGGAACAGCAATCTTCACCTTCGAAGGCGTCGGCCTCGTCATTCCAATCCAAAGCGGCATGGCGGACCCGCGGAAATTCCCCAAAGTCATGGGCACAGTCATGATCATCGTCACAGTCGTCTTCATCAGTGCGGGAGCCCTCTCCTACGCTGCCTACGGTTCTAAGACCAAGACCGTTATCCTTCTCAACATGCCGCAAGACGACAAGCTCGTCAACGCCGTGCAGTTCATCTACAGTCTGGCCATCCTGCTGTCCACGCCGTTGCAAATCTACCCTGCGATCGAGATTACCAGCCAGCAACTCTTCAGCCGTACTGGCAAGTACAACCCGTGGATcaagtggaagaagaataTCTTCCGATTCTTCATGGTCGCTTTGTGTGCGACGATTGCGTGGGCCGGTGCGAATGATTTGGACAAGTTTGTGAGCTTGGTCGGTAGCTTTGCTTGCATACCGCTTGTCTATATCTATCCAGTAAGTCCCAAACACTCCTTCACCTCTGCATTTGTGGAATCTTGGCTGACAAAATCATAGCCACTCATGCACTACCGCGCCGTTGCCACGAAGAACTGGCACCGAGTCGTAGACGTCTTCCTAGTCATCTTCGGCATCGCGATGATGAGCTATACTACATCTTTGACGGTCATCGCTTGGGCATCTGGACAGCAGGAGAAGTCGCCGGGATATTGCGACAACGGCGGGCCGGATGGGGTTTATTTCTTCAACTGAGGAGCAGGATTACGACCCTATTACGAGCGACTGAGTCAGGCCTCACGAATTCGGAAGGTACaacggcggcggagatgctGGGTGCATAGATCGCAGCATGATGGCAGCATGGCCTTGATTGGCGACAGTATGGATCGGCGTTCTCTGGCGGCGGCGCATAGCGGATTGCTCCGCATTGAATGCACAGGGCTTGTACGAGTTAATGTGGAGTCACGACATAGACTTGTATAGAGCGCAAATGAAGGTGCTAGAGACGGTCAGGTACGTATCAATTTTCTTTTGCGTGAGCCTGTTCATTTGTGCCTTGGATAAGTTGGGCTCTATCGTTCGCTGGCGTAAGTTGTTGGTGACTTGCTCCGTGAGTGGTCTGCTTTCTTTCTGCATGATGCAGTAACGATTTCCTTTCTCTGCCTTCCAATCGAGGAACAGGCGTGCGATGGAGTTTGTTGGCCGGGACAGCCAGTATCGCCCCTTTTCGATCACGACGAAACCTCCACTGCCACTTGGAACCCATCCGGCCGCAGGACTCTCACACATGCATCCAATTTCTTAGACAAAACCACGAGTACACTCCGTCCGACTCCCACTCCCgtccatctccgcctcccgTCATCCCGCCCAACCCGCCCCTCGCCGCGCAGTTCCACCTACTTATCCCCCGCCAACCCGCCAGTCCTCCACGTTCTCCGCTTGATCACATTCCGGGCCGGTTGCTCCTTAGCACAGCGGATTATGGCGCTTTAGCGCTCAGGGGTCGAGTAGCAAACCAGCTAGAACCGATTTCGCAGCGGGGGCAGTACCACGATCATCGTTCCTATGTCTAAGGGGGTTGTGTCCAGTCGACGTGGCTAAGTCGGTTTCTCATGTCTCTTTGGAGATGTTCTTTTGGGGTTTTGAGCGATTCGCAGATCAAAAAGGCGCTGAGGTTTCTCCTTTTACAGGAGCGAGGGATTCTTTTTGCCATTTACGGACAGCGCAGAGGTTCTCTGTCGCTCGATGCGGCGCACGGAGGCGTCTGTTTCGCTTTGATTCCGATGGTCCGGGAGGTGCCGAGATTCAGTGCAGTTGGGCTTCCACTTGCCAGTCTCGCGCTGTCTCGTGCTACAGTCACTTCACATTCGGCGGATTGAAAGGCATTGGGCTTGATCTTCTGCCATTCACGGCGCAGATTAGCTGCTTTGTATTTTCATCCAAGAGAGCAAGACTGGTGAACTTGTTCATAGGATGCAAGCCTGGCGCCTGTTCTCGTCGCTTAGAACGATGGATCGCTCTAGATAGGACACAATGATAGATCGAGGACTTGAGTGAGAGGAACACTTGACCTGACCATGAACTTGAACTACAACCCCTATACCTCATGCGTCTCCAATCACGTGCCATGTGTCCTGAGCTAAGAGACTAGTTTCGGCGTCGGGTCCGGCAGCTGCGAACCATGCTTCGGCAGACGAGGACGGGTAAGGATTTAGCACCCATTGGAAGCAGTTGCGACAAGCGTTGGCGTAGAGCATGCAGTAGGCCTTGTAGATGTTTCCTTTTCTCATATGATTCGCACTGTTGCAAACCTGCTTTCACGACCGTGTACGGCAAAATTGACACGAACGCCGTGTCTCGCAAGGATGAAGCATCATTTGATGATTGGAACCTGGTATGATTTAAAGCTTTCATTCTGCTTCGTACTTCCGCCAGACTTCTGTACGACATCACACAGCTCTGAACACTGTTGACCGCGACTCGAAAGCTCCTGTACAGAGCAAGGCAGTCTTCTCGTCCCATCTGGCTTCGAACGTCTGGCAAATGAACGCAAATCTTGACAAGGCACTTCGCTGACATGCAACATCAAGGACGCCTCCAGGAGCCATATTCACAGTCGAGTTCGATGACGAGAAACTATCGCTGGAGCTGGTGAAGCGGACAGAGATTCCGGAAGATCAGCCAATTTCATGGATGACATTCGACGTACGGTTGTGAACGACAGTGGCATTCAACCTGCTAATATTGAGTTTAGCATGCTCGAAAGAACATCTACGGAGCTGGGATGAAGAAATGGGGATCTTACGCTGTCGAAAGCCCGACAGAAATCGTACACAGTACTTCGTTACTTATGGGAGGACATCGTACGTTCAGCCTTTCTCTGGTCGAGGTCGTCGACTGACCATGACACTACAGCGAGAGCGAATGATACCGACACCAAGACTCGCGCAATCTTCGTCCTGGCCGCTCAGAAACCGCCCTACAACGTCTACGGCAATCCATTCTACGACCATGCCGGCTTCCTCAACGTCCATAGCGTCACATCGACCGGCGCGCTAGACAAGAACATCCAGAACGCCGAACTGGACGAACGTTCTGCAATCCACGGCATGGTCTTCGACCCTGAAGAGGAGTATCTCTACTCAGCCGACATGTGGTCCAATAAAATATGGTGCCACAAGAAAGTACGCAACCCTCCACCCGCCAGCTGCCTCAACCTTCCCAACTAACACCACCACAGCACCCCGAAACAGGCCTCCTCACTCTCGTCGGCAGCGTGGAAGCTCCTTCATCCGGCGACCACCCACGCTGGGTCGAGACATCTCCCTCCGGCGCTTACCTCTACGTCCTCATGGAAGCCGGCAACCGACTCTGCATCTACGTGATCGACCCCACCACCCGCATGCCCGTCTACACCCGCACGCAATACCCTCTCATCCCTCCCGGCATGGACGCCATCAACCCGAAAATGTACCGCTCCGACGTCGTGTTCCGCTCGAAAAGCGGAGAGTACCTATTCGCGACTTCCCGCTCCAACAGCCCGAAATTGACGGGTTACATTGCGGCGTTCAAGCTGGGCAAGGAAGGGGAGGTTCTGAAGCAGATATGTTTGAATCCCACGCCCACGAGTGGAGGGCATAGTAATGCTGTTAGCCCGTGTCCGTGGACAGATGAGTGGATCGCGCTGTGTGATGATGAGCAGGGGTGGGTGGAGATTTATCGGTGGCATGAGGAGTTCTTGGGAAGGGTGGCGCATTTGGATATTAAGGAGCCGGGGTTTGGGATGAATGCGATTTGGTATGATTGAGGGGAGGAGAACGAGTCGGGCGAAATTGGGTAGAGATCTGAACGGGCATAGAAGGGAAATGTCTTCAAGTCTGTGCTGCTAAGAAATCTTCCCTCGGCGTGACGAGGATTTTGACGTGCTCGTCCTTGTTGTTGATCAGCTCGTCGAAGCCTTTCGTAACGACGTCTTGCAGTGCAATGCGGCTGGTGATCATCTTTTCGACGCCTTCGAATTTGCCTGCCAACTTGTCAGCCTCGAGGGAAAAGACGTCAGTACTTGCACAAGGCGTAACAAACCTGCGACAAAGTCGTCCACAACATCTTGAAAGTCCTTGTAGTCATACGCCAGCGTGAACTTGACGGTGAGTTCCTTGGTCATGGCTGGGCCGAAAGGCACGGAAAACTGGACCCCAAACATCGTCAGCTTGTACACCCAACTGCAATACCCACGCAAAGGAAACGACaaacctccttctcccagCCCGCAACATTGACATACACGCCCCTGATCTTCAACGCATCCATGCCCACTTTCAAGGCCGCTTGAATTCCTGCGCAGTCAAAAACGACGTCCACACCCAACCCGTCCGTTGAGGTCCTGCACTCTTCCGCGACATCCACTTCCCTCGGGTTGAAGACGTGTGAGGCCAAATCTTTCGTATGCCGGCTTCTCACCTCCGTTGGCTCGGATACGAACAGCATTTTGGCGCCAACCGCGCGCAGGTCCCACAGTACAGCAAGTCCAATCGGTCCACCGCCGAGCACTAGAACGCTTTTTGCCGGCCAGTCTCCGCGAGGGATCTCAGAAACAGCTAAAGCGTGGCGAGCAACGG contains:
- a CDS encoding GLN1, polyamine transporter (GLN1 - amino acid and polyamine transporter), giving the protein IPSGSTAADAMSIAGSPSTRASRTARLASTPVIGSPSGQSTPNAQPESTEQAQEPLAGASGTSIPGPGASSLSQALRGSHSPSRFGQTAARERGGSMRRYESPDPGSFTPQSYVTQLGRSPSVKEDIEVLKRHLVGPQGGSEAGSPRRGSGFPSDQGQSSAAAQDEEFSSLQLQGGDTTRHIYRYAEKAQREQDDAARLKRSMSYSAPKKAALDSEGDDISFIQKPGGFRREHLRRTAGSPAPSSTNPRTRYGTIDQEAYTEPSRPKFVTSNFIEFLTLYGHFAGEELEEDDEVLDRDEYFSSDAYEEATTEGDDNRSDRDWGEDSALLTPGKRKRKRKTRSAGTGTPFGAAMLLLKSFVGTGVLFLPRAYLNGGMLFSNIVLLGIAALSYYCFILLVSVRLKVQCSFGDMGQRIFGNYFRNFINFSLVISQIGFSSAYIVFVAENLRAFVLAVTRCKTDINIGIMILIQMVIFLPLSLYRNINQIQKLALLADLFILLGLIYVYFYDVKTIVKQGGIGDIENFNPEYWTLLIGTAIFTFEGVGLVIPIQSGMADPRKFPKVMGTVMIIVTVVFISAGALSYAAYGSKTKTVILLNMPQDDKLVNAVQFIYSLAILLSTPLQIYPAIEITSQQLFSRTGKYNPWIKWKKNIFRFFMVALCATIAWAGANDLDKFVSLVGSFACIPLVYIYPPLMHYRAVATKNWHRVVDVFLVIFGIAMMSYTTSLTVIAWASGQQEKSPGYCDN